One stretch of Microvirga lotononidis DNA includes these proteins:
- a CDS encoding M20 aminoacylase family protein, producing the protein MPIINRVADLADEITVWRRDFHENPELLFDVHRTAGIVAEKLKSFGCDEVVTGLGRTGVVGVIRGRTNNSGRVIGLRADMDALPIEEATDVPHKSKVPGKMHACGHDGHTAMLLGAAKYLAETRNFDGTAVVIFQPAEEGGGGANEMLKDGLLERFGVHEVYGMHNMPGIPVGHFAIRPGAMMAAADRFTIQIEGKGGHAARPHDCIDPVVISAHIITALQTIASRSADPLDSVVVSVCTVKAGEAFNVIPQTATLLGTVRTLSPEVRDLAETRIRAIVENVCAAFGAKAAVEYDRGYPVTMNDPDKTEFMANVARSVAGENAVDTTVLPLMGAEDFSYMLEERPGAYIFLGNGDTAGVHHPAYDFNDEASPYGVSLWAKIVETGMPAR; encoded by the coding sequence ATGCCGATCATCAACCGCGTCGCCGATCTCGCCGATGAAATCACCGTCTGGCGCCGCGACTTCCATGAAAACCCGGAGCTGCTGTTCGACGTGCACCGCACGGCCGGCATCGTGGCGGAGAAGCTGAAGAGCTTCGGCTGCGACGAGGTCGTGACCGGCCTCGGGCGGACCGGGGTCGTCGGCGTGATCCGGGGCCGGACGAACAATTCCGGCAGGGTGATCGGCCTGCGCGCCGACATGGACGCGCTTCCCATCGAGGAGGCGACCGACGTTCCCCACAAGTCCAAGGTGCCCGGCAAGATGCATGCCTGCGGCCATGACGGCCACACGGCGATGCTCCTCGGGGCGGCGAAGTACCTGGCCGAGACGCGCAACTTCGACGGCACCGCAGTGGTGATCTTCCAGCCGGCCGAGGAAGGTGGCGGCGGCGCCAACGAGATGCTCAAGGACGGCCTGCTGGAGCGCTTCGGCGTCCATGAGGTCTACGGCATGCACAACATGCCGGGCATCCCCGTGGGCCACTTCGCCATCCGGCCCGGCGCGATGATGGCCGCGGCCGACCGGTTCACGATCCAGATCGAAGGCAAGGGCGGCCATGCGGCGCGCCCGCACGATTGCATCGACCCGGTGGTCATCTCGGCCCACATCATCACGGCCCTCCAGACCATCGCGTCGCGCAGCGCCGACCCGCTCGACTCCGTGGTGGTCTCCGTCTGCACCGTGAAGGCGGGCGAAGCCTTCAACGTGATCCCGCAGACCGCGACCCTGCTCGGCACCGTGCGCACGCTCTCCCCGGAGGTACGCGACCTCGCCGAGACCCGCATCCGCGCCATCGTGGAGAATGTCTGCGCGGCCTTCGGCGCCAAGGCCGCGGTCGAGTACGATCGCGGCTACCCGGTGACCATGAACGACCCGGACAAGACGGAGTTCATGGCCAATGTCGCGCGCTCCGTCGCCGGCGAGAACGCGGTCGACACCACGGTCCTCCCGCTCATGGGCGCGGAGGACTTCTCCTATATGCTGGAGGAGCGCCCGGGCGCCTATATCTTCCTCGGCAACGGCGATACGGCGGGCGTCCACCACCCGGCCTATGACTTCAACGACGAGGCGAGCCCCTATGGCGTCTCGCTCTGGGCGAAGATCGTCGAAACCGGCATGCCGGCTCGATAA